The following nucleotide sequence is from Cellvibrio sp. PSBB006.
GCGTGCATGTGCCGCAAACGATTACACGCGCAAAACTATACGGAGGGCGAGAGATTGATGTGAGTGTGAGTCGCAACATCTACAATGATAAAAATAAGGCTATTCGCCATTTAAATGAAGATACAGCAAAAATATGCGGCGCGGAAACGATCGATCCTGTTCCCTATCTGTGCGATGAAAAAACGTGTTTGGGTTCTATTAAGAACCGTCCCCTGTATTACGATGACAATCATCTGAGCGAATACGGTAGCCGGCTTTTAACACCGATGTTTAGCAAGATATGGAATGTGCTGGACACTGCTGATGTGGCGATTAAATAATCGCCATTCAAATTGTGGATTTCATTGAGATAATGTCCTTCCATCACCTCTATGATTGGTTGGAAAAATAAAGCGCAATTGATTTCTACAAGTATTAATACGGAAACAAAAAAGCCACTAAAATTAGTGGCTTGATGGTTTTCTGGTGATGTTGAAGCTTGGTAATCGTATGAGATGGATTTTTATACTACACGTTAAACAAAAAGTGCATAACATCCCCATCCTGCACCACATAATCCTTACCTTCCTTGCGCGCCTTACCGGCATTTTTTGCACCCTGTTCGCCCTTGTATTCCACAAAATCATTGTAGGAAATAGTTTCGGCGCGGATAAAGCCTTTTTCAAAGTCGGTGTGAATCACACCGGCGGCTTGCGGTGCGGTAGCGCCGATGGGGATGGTCCAGGCGCGTACTTCTTTAACGCCGGCGGTGAAGTAGGTTTGTAAGCCCAGTAATTGATAGCCGGCACGAATCACGCGGTTGAGACCGGGTTCTTCCATGCCCATCTCGGCGAGGAATTCAGCTTTATCTTCGCCATCCAGTTCGGCGATGTCGGCTTCCAGTTTGTTACAAATCGGCACCACTACCGCTTTTTCTTCGGCAGCGATCTTGCGCACCAGGTCCAGGTGCGGGTTGTTTTCAAGCCCGTCTTCAGCCACGTTGGCGATGTACATGGTGGGTTTCAGGGTGAGCAGGTTGATTTCTTTCAGCAGCGCCAGTTCTTCTTTGTCCAGGTCAAACGAGCGCAGCGGCTTGGCTTCGTTGAGATGCGGCTGGATTTTTTCCAGCACGGCTTTCATGGCCATAGCGTGCTTGTCCTGGCCTTTGGCGGCTTTGGCGTAGCGGTTAAGGGCTTTGTCCACGGCTTCCAGGTCGGCCAGAGCCAGTTCGGTGTTGATCACCTCGATATCCGCCGCCGGATTCACGCCGTTGGCGACGTGGATAACATTGTCATCGTCAAAGCAACGCACGACGTGGGCGATAGCGTCGGTTTCGCGAATGTTGGCGAGGAATTTATTGCCGAGGCCTTCACCTTTGGAGGCGCCCGCCACCAGGCCGGCGATATCCACGAACTCCATGGTGGTGGCCACGACCCGCTCAGGATTGACGATCTCGGCCAATTTGTCCTGGCGCGGGTCGGGCACTGCTACCACGCCAGCGTTGGGTTCAATGGTGCAGAAAGGGAAGTTTTCGGCGCCGATACCGGCGTTGGTCAGCGCGTTAAACAGGGTGGATTTGCCGACGTTGGGTAGGCCGACGATGCCGCAGTTAAAACCCATGGTGTGATTCCGTGTATGAAGATAAGGGCCGCGCGAAGTGCGCCGCAAGAATGACAGGGGCGGGATTATACAGGCGCAGGCGGCGTGTCACTAGGTTTGCATCGTCAGGTAGGTCGGATTAGCGCAGCGTAATCCGACATTCTCTCTGGCACAGTTGTCGGATTACGGCGCTTCGCGCCTAATGCGACCTACGGGTTTTATGAGGGGTTTGGGTGGTTTCGTTGAGGAGCTTCAACAACACGCCGTTGGTCCAGCCGAAGCCATCCTGCACCGGGTATTCGCCGCCACCACCTTCCAGGCCGGGTTGATAGACGTTGTATTTCTCCACCATCTTGCCGGTGCGTTGGTAAACGTCGGTGTTCAACTTAACCCAGCGCTGTTTGATCGTGTCGGCGAGGTGATGTTGCTGGTAGTTACGCAGCCCCTGAACGGTGATCCATTGCAGGGGCGCCCAGCCGTTGGGTGCGTCCCATTGCTGCCCGGTATCTTTCAGCGTGGTGGTAACACCGCCGCCTTGCAGGAAATCCCGCTCGATGTGTTGCGCTACCCGACGGGCTTGTTCCGGCTCGACCATGTTAAAGAACAACGGAAACATAGCCGCCAGTGAGCGGACTTTTGTTTGTTGTTGTGCTACAAAATCATAGTCATAAAAAAAACCGTCCTGCGCATTCCAGCCGTAGCGCAACAACGCTTCTTTACGCTGTTGCGCCAGATCGCGGAATGTTTTCGCTTGTGTTGCATCACCGGTTTCTGCAAAGGCATCAGCCAATACCCATTCAAGGTGGTACAGCAACGCATTCAGGTCGACAGGAATAATATCGGTGGTGTGGATGGAGTCCAGGGTGGCGCCGTCCTTGAACCAACGGCTGCTGAAGTCCCAACCGGACTCCGCCGCCGCACGAATATGACGATAGGTTTCGGGGTTGTCGGCGTGTACCAACTCCACATCTTCTTTATATGATTCCGGTCGCGGTGTGGCAGAACTGTCCCAATAGCGATTCATGATGCTGTTGTCGGGCAGTAACACGACACGCCGCGTCGCGCGCGCGCTTGCCGATAAGGTATCTCTGCCGTTCATCCAGAATTGATATTCCTTTAAGAGGTAGGGGCGATAACGCGTCAGGGTTCCTTTACCTTGCTTTTCGGCCAACAAGGTAACCATCAAGGCATAAAACGGCGGTTGAGAGCGGGTTTGATAGTAGGTTCGATTGCCGTTGGGGATAAAGCCCATAGTGTCTATCAA
It contains:
- the ychF gene encoding redox-regulated ATPase YchF → MGFNCGIVGLPNVGKSTLFNALTNAGIGAENFPFCTIEPNAGVVAVPDPRQDKLAEIVNPERVVATTMEFVDIAGLVAGASKGEGLGNKFLANIRETDAIAHVVRCFDDDNVIHVANGVNPAADIEVINTELALADLEAVDKALNRYAKAAKGQDKHAMAMKAVLEKIQPHLNEAKPLRSFDLDKEELALLKEINLLTLKPTMYIANVAEDGLENNPHLDLVRKIAAEEKAVVVPICNKLEADIAELDGEDKAEFLAEMGMEEPGLNRVIRAGYQLLGLQTYFTAGVKEVRAWTIPIGATAPQAAGVIHTDFEKGFIRAETISYNDFVEYKGEQGAKNAGKARKEGKDYVVQDGDVMHFLFNV
- the treF gene encoding alpha,alpha-trehalase TreF, with amino-acid sequence MNSVIRIFFIIFLPIFSSACSTPPAERLQDPTSHLSPDERFGELFEKVQLSGIFNDSKTFVDSTPKTSAENILQKYRAQRERPDFNLPIFIEENFYLPPSVASDFKSDKSKNAAEHIESLWPVLTREPDALSDGSLIPLPHQYVVPGGRFREIYYWDSYFTMLGLRESNRWDLIEDMVDNFSHLIDTMGFIPNGNRTYYQTRSQPPFYALMVTLLAEKQGKGTLTRYRPYLLKEYQFWMNGRDTLSASARATRRVVLLPDNSIMNRYWDSSATPRPESYKEDVELVHADNPETYRHIRAAAESGWDFSSRWFKDGATLDSIHTTDIIPVDLNALLYHLEWVLADAFAETGDATQAKTFRDLAQQRKEALLRYGWNAQDGFFYDYDFVAQQQTKVRSLAAMFPLFFNMVEPEQARRVAQHIERDFLQGGGVTTTLKDTGQQWDAPNGWAPLQWITVQGLRNYQQHHLADTIKQRWVKLNTDVYQRTGKMVEKYNVYQPGLEGGGGEYPVQDGFGWTNGVLLKLLNETTQTPHKTRRSH